In one window of Pseudochaenichthys georgianus chromosome 5, fPseGeo1.2, whole genome shotgun sequence DNA:
- the ppil1 gene encoding peptidyl-prolyl cis-trans isomerase-like 1 gives MSGIPADTWQPPTVTLDTTMGSIVVELYWRHAPKTCKNFAELARRGYYNNTKFHRVIKDFMVQGGDPTGTGRGGASIFGKQFEDELHPDLKFTGAGILAMANAGPDTNGSQFFLSLGPTQWLDGKHTIFGRVCQGMSVVNRVGMVETSGQDRPVDDIKIVRSY, from the exons ATGTCAGGGATACCCGCAGACACATGGCAGCCACCAACAGTGACTCTGGACACGAC GATGGGGTCTATTGTGGTGGAGTTGTACTGGAGACATGCGCCAAAAACCTGCAAGAATTTTGCAGAGTTGGCCAGAAGAGGCTACTACAACAACACCAAGTTTCACCGAGTAATCAAAGATTTTATGGTTCAAGGAGGAGACCCTACAGGAACAG GTCGCGGTGGTGCCTCCATATTTGGTAAACAGTTTGAAGATGAGCTTCACCCAGACCTGAAATTTACAG GTGCCGGTATTCTGGCGATGGCCAATGCAGGACCGGACACCAACGGAAGCCAGTTCTTCTTATCTCTCGGACCCACTCAGTGGTTAGATGGGAAGCACACTATATTTGGTAGAGTGTGCCAGGGGATGAGCGTAGTGAACCGAGTTGGGATGGTGGAGACAAGCGGACAAGATCGGCCTGTCGATGATATCAAAATCGTCAGATCTTATTAA